The following coding sequences are from one Schizosaccharomyces osmophilus chromosome 1, complete sequence window:
- the les1 gene encoding nuclear bridge Ish domain protein Les1, translating to MYMQFLFQLAVISFSFRVFVVQSLGEARDLRQTPVYNAYKTKTDVVQKTIYVDKQQTPYKPTSDSWPQRKLDDFLKGHGVKSLDAPSAESTLEPWKSPFQLISNLRDKYYPHETSTNELRESMSKIPELGVWIFDAWSNSELSEWLIKHNFEVPEPGTREQLLETVFQAFLENTELTNEEFETWSTNLLLNLLDEKNVRIPLGASREDLTILAKRYCSAESDELEYNVSSRNEEKELPASFMKEIIHLWSDGRLIDFLRERGTPVSVLSPRESLLRNVYNHRFTPRAFSPSNVLDGWSSEDLLAWLETYRKEDSLYSSLLYNTRHDLLHTAKLFYMDAVSEWSVADIEVLNDSLFSHPTISKQSSWTEEELKEELESFGELVPVPFNNQEAFKRLLPHLHYYLQGPSFIRRIKHWKAALANYLREAYILSP from the exons ATGTATATGCAATTCTTATTTCAATTGGCagttatttctttttcttttagagTTTTTGTAGTACAAA GTTTGGGCGAAGCAAGGGACCTGAGACAGACACCGGTGTATAATGCCtataaaacgaaaacagATGTTGTTCAAAAAACTATTTACGTTGATAAACAGCAAACACCCTACAAGCCTACATCCGATTCCTGGCCTCAACGCAAACTTGATGATTTTCTGAAAGGCCATGGAGTAAAGTCTTTGGATGCTCCAAGCGCAGAGTCGACGTTAGAACCTTGGAAGTCtccttttcaattaattTCTAATTTGAGGGATAAGTATTACCCTCATGAGACTAGCACGAACGAGTTGAGGGAGTCAATGAGCAAAATTCCTGAATTAGGTGTATGGATCTTTGATGCTTGGTCGAATTCTGAACTTTCAGAGTGGTTAATAAAACATAATTTTGAGGTTCCTGAGCCCGGGACCAGGGAACAATTGCTGGAAACTGTATTTCAAgcatttttggaaaacaccGAACTCACCAACGAGGAATTTGAAACTTGGTCAACTAATTTGCTACTTAACTTGttggatgaaaagaatgtacGCATTCCTTTAGGTGCATCACGCGAAGACTTGACTATCCTTGCCAAACGCTATTGTTCTGCTGAGTCAGATGAGCTGGAATATAATGTAAGCTCAAGaaatgaagagaaagaacTTCCCGCTTcatttatgaaagaaattattcatTTGTGGTCTGATGGCCGTCTCATCGACTTCTTAAGAGAAAGGGGTACTCCCGTTTCTGTATTATCTCCTCGTGAGAGTTTATTAAGAAACGTATACAATCATCGTTTCACACCTAGAGCATTCTCTCCTTCGAATGTCTTGGATGGATGGTCTTCTGAAGATCTTTTGGCGTGGTTGGAAACCTATCGTAAAGAAGATAGCTTATATTCGAGCCTTTTGTACAACACTCGTCATGACCTTCTTCATACTGCAAAACTATTTTATATGGATGCTGTTTCTGAATGGTCTGTAGCAGATATTGAAGTTTTGAATGATTCTCTATTCTCCCATCCTACTATTTCCAAGCAATCTAGCTGGACTGAAgaggaattgaaagaagaactCGAATCGTTTGGTGAACTAGTTCCCGTACCATTTAATAACCAAGAAGCCTTCAAGCGATTACTTCCTCATCTTCATTACTACCTTCAAGGCCCCTCCTTCATACGACGAATCAAGCACTGGAAAGCAGCTTTAGCCAACTATTTGAGGGAAGCTTACATTTTGTCTCCCTAA
- the efm6 gene encoding translation elongation factor EF-1 alpha (eEF1A) lysine 390 methyltransferase Efm6 produces the protein MAHFYHIRFLKVQPVNARGSKTGIIKAVFTLTTDLGEFFYPERCPLQVVVADVSNGKPIPLKSESVVWNGYEVASTLSISIPVSSKQLQLILFPQTTTPNISPHEYHVILPVWSDSFSLTKNEGPKHVWRYLEHNDWEPFGLCFLEQMGESIAKHIWDAGIILSEKILRQEPEWTLSDKKDLQVLELGSGCGILGISVASKYPNASVCMTDLDDALGILQANITKNQHLLHNNISTDLFVWSSQIPPKLQKRWDYVLMSDVMYNESSFSSLETALKFLMQSQTRIFISYKKRHENEKTFMDHLLQWCILEHETVLDSIILYSLVKK, from the coding sequence ATGGCGCATTTTTATCATATACGATTCTTAAAGGTTCAACCGGTGAATGCAAGAGGGTCAAAAACGGGTATTATTAAGGCGGTTTTCACTCTGACGACAGATCTTGgagaatttttttatccAGAACGTTGTCCGCTGCAAGTTGTGGTCGCGGATGTTTCAAATGGAAAACCTATTCCTCTTAAAAGCGAATCTGTCGTCTGGAATGGGTATGAAGTTGCATCGACCCTTTCTATTAGCATTCCAGTCAGTTCAAAGCAACTTCAActaattctttttccgCAAACGACTACACCCAATATTTCGCCGCATGAATATCATGTCATACTACCTGTTTGGAGCGACTCCTTTTCACTGACTAAAAACGAAGGTCCCAAGCACGTTTGGCGATATTTAGAACATAATGATTGGGAGCCTTTTGGATTATGCTTTCTGGAACAAATGGGCGAGAGTATCGCTAAACATATATGGGACGCAGGGATTATTCTATCTGAGAAAATTTTAAGACAAGAACCAGAATGGACCTTATCAGACAAGAAAGACCTACAAGTATTGGAACTTGGATCTGGATGTGGGATTTTAGGCATTTCTGTAGCATCCAAGTATCCAAATGCATCTGTTTGTATGACTGATTTGGATGATGCCCTTGGTATCTTACAAGCAAACATTACTAAAAATCAACACCTCCTCCACAATAATATATCTACCGATCTATTTGTATGGTCATCTCAAATACCGCCTAAACTGCAGAAAAGGTGGGACTACGTTCTCATGTCCGATGTTATGTATAACGAATCtagcttttcttccttggaAACAGCCTTGAAATTCCTAATGCAAAGTCAAACCAGGATCTTTATTTCCTACAAGAAACGTCACGAAAATGAGAAAACTTTCATGGATCATCTTTTGCAGTGGTGTATTTTAGAGCACGAAACTGTTCTTGACTCTATCATATTATAttctttggtaaaaaaataG
- the tht2 gene encoding karyogamy protein Tht2: protein MVRPMPNILVDSIQEWESYMENLDDECATFGRITRMRPEGNMEKPEDFVKDAFHYFDEENETLGRRKIILLRAKRRLCQQDLLWKHSKDTENQCLEKMTGLLKNHVERMLKFCRMVCEKLSETFETTMKVAKDFQDCKPSQEWFYLFQLKYIKKQKKHQILPFVSEWIIMVQQYIDLLNDFAAIQQKVLKL, encoded by the coding sequence ATGGTAAGGCCAATGCCAAATATTTTAGTGGACTCCATACAAGAATGGGAATCTTACATGGAAAACCTTGATGATGAATGTGCTACCTTTGGAAGGATTACAAGAATGCGCCCAGAAGGCAATATGGAGAAACCAGAAGACTTTGTAAAAGATGCCTTTCATTACTtcgatgaagaaaacgagaCTTTGGGTCGACGGAAAATCATTTTGCTTCGTGCTAAACGAAGACTTTGTCAACAAGaccttctttggaagcatTCTAAAGACACAGAGAACCAATGCTTGGAAAAAATGACAGGACTACTAAAAAATCATGTTGAACGGATGCTGAAATTCTGTAGGATGGTTTGTGAAAAATTGTCCGAAACATTCGAAACTACAATGAAAGTCGCAAAAGATTTTCAAGATTGCAAACCTTCTCAAGAAtggttttatttatttcaattgaaatatataaagaaacaaaaaaaacatcaaatCCTTCCTTTCGTTTCCGAATGGATAATCATGGTACAACAGTACATTGACTTGTTAAACGATTTCGCAGCTATTCAACAGAAAGTATTGaaactttaa
- the rho3 gene encoding Rho family GTPase Rho3 — protein sequence MVGCFGRKKKPIYRKIVILGDGAAGKTSLLNVFTKGYFPQVYEPTIFENYIHDIFVDGNSIELSLWDTAGQEEYDQLRSLSYSDTHVIMICFAVDSPDSLENVVAKWLPEVSSNCPSVKLVLVALKCDLRGAEDDQANSRLIGYEEGLAAAKKINAVRYLECSAKLNRGVNEAFTEAARVALAAQPRSAKDNGDSSHKTGCIIC from the exons ATGGTAGGCTGCTTTGGACgcaagaaaaaaccaatttacCGAAAAATTGTGATTCTGGGTGATG GTGCTGCTGGTAAAACTAGTCTGCTAAACGTGTTTACGAAGGGGTACTTCCCTCAAGTATATGAACCTACCAT TTTTGAGAATTATATTCATGATATATTTGTGGATGGAAATAGCATAGAATTATCCTTATGGGATACAGCCGGTCAAGAGGAGTACGATCAACTGCGTTCACTTTCATACTCTGACACACATGTCATTATGATTTGTTTTGCTGTGGACTCGCCAGACTCCTTGGAAAATGTCGTCGCCAAATGGTTACCAGAAGTCTCCAGCAATTGCCCGTCAGTCAAGCTTGTTTTAGTTGCTTTAAAATGCGATTTGCGTGGCGCAGAAGATGATCAAGCAAACTCTAGACTTATAGGTTATGAAGAAGGCCTTGCGGCCGCGAAAAAGATTAACGCTGTACGATATCTTGAATGCAGTGCGAAACTAAACAGAGGTGTCAACGAGGCATTCACAGAAGCAGCTCGAGTAGCTCTGGCTGCTCAACCACGTAGTGCAAAAGACAATGGTGATAGTTCTCACAAAACCGGTTGTATCATTTGCTAA
- a CDS encoding DNA-binding TFAR19-related protein, Programmed cell death protein 5-like protein, producing MDEELQAIRQARLAQLKGQQQPSEPQNAPANQGQQKEATDELRQNMLTQILEHSARDRLRRIALVKPDRAQAVEELLLRMARSGQVLQKISESELIELLEQISGQLSKQRETKIVYSRRAVDDEDDWDL from the exons ATGGATGAAGAATTGCAAGCGATCCGTCAAGCTCGACTTGCTCAATTAAAGGGTCAGCAGCAACCATCTGA ACCTCAAAATGCTCCCGCAAATCAAGgtcaacaaaaagaagccaCAGACGAACTTCGTCAGAACATG CTCACCCAAATACTAGAGCACTCTGCCCGAGATAGACTTCGTCGTATCGCTCTAGTAAAGCCTGATCGCGCTCAAG CCGTTGAGGAACTATTGCTTCGAATGGCTAGAAGTGGCCAAGTCCTACAAAAGATTTCCGAATCTGAATTAATTGAGCTTCTAGAACAGATCTCTGGTCAATTatcaaaacaaagagaaacTAAGATTGTT TATAGTCGCCGTGCCgttgatgatgaagatgacTGGGATCTATAA
- the sec2 gene encoding Rab GEF Sec2 — translation MLDVSVESTDHFNAVKTNIRKNNEKELKEKTRAMSEEEILSHKLLVAIEKQAALDERYADEIHKNEVLEERIRKLEVSVSTQEKTKQLANESEDVGEKLRQTEAKYQTVEIERDRVQTEIEELTSSLFEEANRMVADAKKETSVYQRRASQLQKQLADTETLLLNAQSQLIELKSVMQNMSDSYEQTIHSPIRPGSSAHDSASITSMGSSTPALEETLHRSAPNHVKSASFESPRTSVNSNYVYPAAHRHLEQVQDQRAATSLGIHHPSHVHRVRTLVEDRSSSASPPATPVVVTDSPPPSTNYVTPINSAIWNTSQANFSQAMNFQNPSFSEFHALLTYSSKSVQPRTSLNRMSSSSSLKNVALQNRTVLPPANTKQSSSSPSHPSFLPPASRCLREFAYFKRCVEEDIDPTLRLDHAVGLSWLARRSIYAAILDASLIINPLSSSSSQAFSPCSLCGDNREDSLRSFEFRSRPDGTSYACCNYCVARLRSVCGFLSFLYQVAKGVWDSCSVEKTWTECILKREAMFYSRTGLAKELGG, via the coding sequence ATGCTTGATGTATCGGTTGAGTCGACTGATCACTTCAACGCAgtgaaaacaaacataaggaagaataatgaaaaagaattgaaggaaaaaactAGAGCCATGTCTGAGGaagaaattctttcacACAAATTGCTGGTtgcaattgaaaaacaagcaGCCTTAGATGAACGATACGCTGATGAAATCCATAAAAACGAAGTGCTGGAAGAACGAATCCGTAAGTTAGAAGTTAGTGTTTCAACTCAggaaaaaaccaaacaGCTCGCAAATGAAAGCGAAGATGTAGGGGAGAAACTACGGCAAACGGAGGCAAAATACCAAACCGTAGAAATTGAGCGGGATCGCGTGCAAACTGAGATTGAAGAATTAACTAGCTCTTTATTCGAAGAAGCGAATCGAATGGTAGCAGATGctaagaaagaaacatcCGTTTATCAGCGACGTGCTTCTCAactccaaaaacaattagCCGATACCGAAACTCTCTTACTAAATGCCCAATCCCAGCTGATAGAGCTAAAGTCTGTCATGCAAAACATGTCCGATTCCTATGAACAGACGATTCATTCTCCTATACGACCCGGTTCTTCTGCTCATGATTCGGCTTCTATCACTAGTATGGGTTCTTCTACACCAGCGTTAGAAGAAACTTTACATCGAAGTGCCCCTAATCATGTAAAATCGGCTTCCTTCGAAAGTCCTAGGACGTCAGTAAATTCCAATTATGTATATCCCGCCGCTCACCGCCATCTTGAGCAAGTGCAAGATCAGAGAGCAGCCACCAGTCTAGGTATTCACCACCCTTCTCACGTTCATCGTGTACGAACGCTCGTTGAAGACAGGTCTAGCAGTGCCTCCCCCCCTGCTACGCCAGTCGTCGTTACAGACTCACCTCCTCCTTCTACCAACTATGTGACACCCATAAATTCCGCCATTTGGAACACAAGTCAGGCAAACTTTTCTCAAGCAATGAACTTTCAAAATCCCTCTTTTTCTGAGTTCCATGCTTTGTTAACCTATTCCTCGAAATCAGTTCAACCAAGGACCAGTTTAAACCGTAtgtcttcttcctcatcgTTGAAGAATGTCGCTTTACAAAATCGTACGGTCCTCCCGCCAGCAAATACAAAGcaatcatcttcatcacCGTCTCATCCATCTTTCTTACCGCCTGCTTCGCGTTGTCTTCGAGAATTTGCTTATTTTAAACGATGCGTTGAAGAGGACATTGATCCAACATTGCGCTTGGATCACGCAGTCGGCCTGTCGTGGTTAGCTCGTCGATCGATTTATGCTGCTATTCTAGATGCTTCCTTAATTATTAACCCtttgtcttcttcctcatcgCAAGCATTTTCTCCATGTTCCCTTTGTGGAGATAATAGGGAAGACAGCCTTCGCTCTTTTGAGTTTCGGTCTCGTCCCGATGGTACATCTTATGCTTGCTGTAATTACTGCGTCGCTAGATTACGCAGCGTTTGTGGATTTCTATCATTTTTATACCAAGTTGCTAAAGGTGTTTGGGATTCCTGTTCTGTTGAGAAAACTTGGACCGAGTGTATTCTTAAGCGTGAAGCAATGTTTTATTCACGAACCGGATTAGCAAAAGAACTTGGCGGTTAA
- the atp18 gene encoding F1-FO ATP synthase subunit J: protein MAFFGLRAYSTPILKPMYPFILGGGIIFYGTYKLRNALLAAEEKKNEKPASGH from the exons ATGGCATTCTTTGGACTTCGTGCTTATTCTACACCTATTTTAAAGCCTATGTATCCTTTCATTTTAGGAG GTGGTATCATCTTTTATGGAACCTACAAGCTCCGTAATGCTCTTCTTGCTG cggaagaaaagaagaacgaGAAACCTGCATCTGGTCATTAA
- the hhp2 gene encoding serine/threonine protein kinase (CK1 family) Hhp2 — MIKTKQEKMSVVDIKIGNKYRIGRKIGSGSFGQIYLGLNVVNGEQVAVKLEPLKSRHHQLEYEFRVYNILKGNIGIPIIRWFGIVNNYNAMVMDLLGPSLEDLFCYCGRKFSLKTVVLLADQLISRIEYVHQKSFLHRDIKPDNFLLKKHSNVITMIDFGLAKKYRDFKTYVHIPYRDNKNLTGTARYASINTHIGIEQSRRDDLESLGYVLLYFCRGSLPWQGLQADTKEQKYQRIRDTKINTPLEVLCKGLPEEFISYMYYTRQLSFTEQPDYNYLRRLFRNLLIRKGIQYDYVFDWMILKYQKRAAAAAATSANANNANLTPNPYGNLNTLPSPAVSPPPAGIPPQITPSLKNSPGRIATDRLPKTPQSYSTNVVQCNSPTPLPGQLRPTSQNNDFNIVHPSFQASYASHIKKPHE; from the exons AtgataaaaacaaagcaagaaaaaatgtCAGTTGTTGATATaaaaattggaaataaatatagaattggaagaaaaattggGTCAGGATCTTTTGGGCAAATTTACTTGGGACTGAATGTCGTTAACGGAGAGCAAGTTGCAGTAAAGCTTGAGCCTTTAAAGTCCCGGCATCATCAATTGGAATATGA ATTTCGAGTATATAACATCCTTAAAGGCAATATTGGAATCCCAATTATTCGCTGGTTCGGAATAGTAAACAATTATAACGCCATGGTTATGGACTTGCTGGGTCCTTCCCTAGAAGACTTGTTTTGCTACTGTGGAAGAAAGTTTTCCTTAAAAACCGTTGTTCTCTTAGCAGACCAATTAATCAGTCGCATTGAATATGTGCATCAAAAATCCTTCTTGCATAGGGACATTAAACCAGATAATtttctcttgaaaaaaCACAGCAATGTTATAACAATGATTGACTTTGGACTTGCCAAGAAATACAGAGATTTTAAAACTTACGTTCATATACCTTATCGAGATAATAAAAACCTTACTGGTACAGCAAGATATGCAAGTATTAATACACATATCGGGATTGAACAATCGAGGCGCGACGATTTAGAATCTTTGGGATATGTGCTGTTATATTTCTGCCGAGGAAGCTTACCCTGGCAAGGCTTACAAGCTGatacaaaagaacaaaaatatcaaagaaTTCGCGACACAAAAATCAATACCCCCTTAGAAGTACTGTGTAAAGGCCTTCCCGAGGagtttatttcttatatGTACTACACAAGACAGCTATCTTTTACCGAGCAACCCGACTATAATTATTTAAGAAGGTTATTTCGAAACTTACTTATACGGAAAGGTATTCAGTATGACTATGTTTTTGACTGGATGATTCTTAAATACCAAAAGCGAGCCGCCGCCGCAGCTGCAACATCTGCTAATGCTAATAATGCAAATTTGACTCCTAACCCATATGGAAACCTTAATACCCTGCCATCTCCAGCAGTATCTCCTCCCCCTGCTGGCATCCCACCTCAAATAACACCTAGCCTAAAGAATTCACCTGGTCGTATAGCTACTGACCGGTTGCCGAAAACACCCCAGTCTTATTCTACCAATGTCGTCCAATGTAATTCCCCCACTCCCCTTCCTGGTCAACTTCGCCCAACTTCTCAAAATAATGATTTCAATATCGTCCATCCCTCCTTCCAGGCTTCTTACGCTTCTCATATTAAGAAACCCCATGAATGA
- the bet1 gene encoding SNARE Bet1 codes for MATRFGRRKDRNGDVLPLYETKPSPHLDDLESVNENRIANLTGKVQSLKSMTMDIGTEITSSSKLMDTMNESYFTTQNALKGTMGRLKKVSKSSGISIWTWLAFFCIVALVFVLVRY; via the exons ATGGCTACAAG ATTTggtagaagaaaagatcGCAATGGGGACGTTTTGCCCTTGTATGAAACTAAACCATCACCGCATCTGGACGATTTGGAGAGCGTTAACGAAAATCGAATTGCAAACTTAACGGGAAAAGTACAGTCTTTGAAATCG ATGACGATGGATATTGGTACAGAGATTACTTCGTCTTCAAAGCTGATGGATACAATGAATGAATCTTACTTCACTACGCAAAACGCGCTGAAGGGCACAATGGGACGATTGAAGAAGGTTTCCAAAAGCAGTGGCATCTCCATATGGACCTGGttagctttcttttgtatagTGGCATTGGTGTTTGTCTTGGTTCGATATTAG
- the alg1 gene encoding mannosyltransferase complex subunit Alg1, which translates to MLAIRILLFLSIVIFINSRRTAKNKRIIILVLGRIDQSPRMQYHALSFAKEGWKVDLVGYQDKKGPGLFRNHPNIKSHAIPTLPEHLAFRSRLSFLLIAPAKILHQLLSLLFILFKIKQASYLLVQNPPSIPTFFLGHVLYLLRGTRFVIDWHNFGYTILALKLGKQHPFVKVLRIYERVLAKGAFCHITVSHSMQQVLEGWGLRPCHVCYDRPPTHFQPLQAAARKSNLQVIPADFDPRKEKLLVTSTSWTPDENIYALWDALKMYSETQNAVPLLVLVTGKGPGKADFVNHIQENRLEKVRFCLPWFSSEDYPRAIACADFGVSLHQSSSGYDLPMKVVDLFGCGVPVVAWNFPAISELVHDNENGFIVDDSVKLYKKIEMLCSDERILRSVRQGALEESKLRWDDEWIKTIPNLFIVESS; encoded by the exons ATGCTAGCTATCCGAATTCTGCTCTTCCTATCCATAGTCATTTTTATCAATTCTAGGAGAACtgcaaaaaataaacgaataataattcttgttttgggAAGAATTGACCAAAGTCCGCGTATGCAATATCATGCACTAAGCtttgcaaaagaaggttGGAAAGTTGATTTAGTCGGATATCAAG ACAAGAAAGGACCTGGTTTGTTTCGGAATCAtccaaatataaaaagCCATGCAATACCGACTCTTCCTGAACACCTTGCTTTTCGTTCGCGCTTATCCTTCCTACTAATTGCACCGGCGAAAATACTTCACCAACTATTGTCActccttttcattttatttaaaataaagcaaGCATCCTACCTCCTTGTTCAAAATCCTCCTTCAATCCCcacattctttttgggACACGTCCTTTATTTGTTACGCGGGACTCGCTTTGTTATTGACTGGCATAATTTTGGGTATACTATTCTTGCTCTTAAATTAGGGAAGCAACATCCATTTGTAAAAGTTTTGCGCATATATGAGCGTGTACTTGCCAAAGGTGCCTTTTGTCATATAACTGTTTCCCATAGCATGCAGCAAGTATTGGAAGGATGGGGACTTCG CCCTTGTCATGTTTGTTATGACCGCCCGCCAACTCACTTTCAGCCTTTACAAGCTGCAGCTCGAAAGTCTAATTTGCAAGTAATCCCTGCCGATTTCGACCCCAGAAAAGAGAAGCTTTTAGTTACTTCTACATCTTGGACTCCTGATGAGAACATATATGCCCTTTGGGATGCTCTTAAAATGTACAGTGAAACTCAAAATGCTGTACCGCTTCTCGTTCTTGTTACTGGTAAAGGGCCAGGAAAGGCCGATTTTGTAAATCACATACAAGAGAACCGTCTCGAAAAAGTTCGGTTTTGTCTACCTTGGTTTAGTTCTGAAGATTATCCTCGAGCTATCGCATGCGCAGATTTTGGAGTTTCTCTTCACCAAAGTTCTAGTGGCTACGACTTACCTATGAAAGTAGTAGATTTATTTGGATGTGGTGTTCCCGTTGTCGCTTGGAATTTTCCTGCTATTTCTGAGCTTGTTCATGATAATGAAAACGGTTTCATTGTTGACGATTCCGTCAagctttataaaaaaattgag ATGCTTTGTTCTGATGAACGTATACTTCGATCTGTACGACAAGGTGCTCTCGAGGAATCTAAACTTCGTTGGGACGATGAATGGATAAAGACAATCCCtaatttgtttattgtaGAATCTAGTTAG
- the rpb5 gene encoding DNA-directed RNA polymerase I, II and III subunit Rpb5 — protein sequence MSADERNIVKVFRAWKTAHQLVHDRGYGVSQAELDLTLDQFKAMHCGMGRNLDRSTLSFYAKPPAGSDKGTIYVEFSKEPSVGIKEMRTFVHTLGDHNHKTGILIYANSMTPSAAKIISTVTGQFSIETFQESDLIVNITHHELVPRHNLLTPDEKKELLDRYKLRETQLPRIQLADPVARYLGLKRGQVVKIVRKSETSGRYNSYRICA from the exons ATGTCGGCGGACGAAAGAAACATTGTCAAAGTTTTTCGAGCTTGGAAAACAGCTCATCAGTTGGTTCACGATAGA GGATATGGCGTCTCTCAAGCAGAGCTTGATCTCACATTGGACCAATTCAAAGCAATGCACTGTGGTATGGGCCGCAACTTGGA TCGTTCTACTTTGAGTTTTTACGCCAAACCTCCAGCTGGTTCTGACAAAGGCACGATTTATGTGGAATTTTCGAAAGAGCCATCAGTAGgtataaaagaaatgcGTACTTTTGTTCATACCTTAGGGGATCACAATCACAAGACAGGCATTTTAATCTACGCTAATTCCATGACACCAAGCGCTGCTAAGATTATTTCAACTGTCACAGGTCAATTTAGCATTGAAACCTTCCAAGAAAGTGATCTTATTGTTAACATCACACATCATGAGCTCGTACCAAGACATAATTTACTTACTCCggacgaaaagaaagagctttTGGATCGTTACAAGCTCAGAGAAACTCAACTGCCTCGTATTCAATTAGCTGATCCTGTGGCAAGATACCTTGGTTTGAAGCGTGGCCAGGTTGTTAAAATTGTACGAAAAAGTGAAACTAGTGGAAGATATAACAGTTACCGTATTTGTGCctaa
- the atg15 gene encoding autophagy associated lysophospholipase Atg15, with product MLHSSFVFWITVISIISQVCNSFRISDEQVQKLQPSDDFVNVKLRHVFHHGLNEQYNQQYRLDIHKKDVYESSNNVFQLKMKNSNATSLKNQTRESLNNYRESSMRGLHAEQSLTDIWTKKKVVLPDVTDKATVYSLGKMSFNAYQKIPFDGDWLDIGPDWNITPPEGFGWDEDGLRGHVFSNNDNSTIIISMKGTSIYGIGRGTSQKDRINDNLLFSCCCARVSWAWTTVCDCYKSTYTCRQTCLEDEIQSATRYYSASLDIYYNLKELYPEAQIWLTGHSLGGATASLMGLSFGIPTVTFEAPGELLAARRLHLPMPPGLPDEESHIWHIGHTADPIFLGVCVGPTTLCWAGGYAMESKCHTGQECLYDVAKDKGWHISLTHHRMQSVLNDVIDTYDEVPVCAHTPNCVDCYLWEFPDDEK from the coding sequence ATGTTGcattcatcttttgttttttggaTCACTGTGATATCCATAATCTCACAAGTTTGTAACTCATTTCGGATTTCAGATGAACAAgttcaaaaacttcaacCTTCCGACGACTTTGTCAACGTTAAACTGCGACACGTATTTCATCACGGATTAAATGAGCAGTATAATCAACAGTATCGATTAGATATACACAAGAAAGATGTATATGAAAGTAGTAACAATGTTTTCCAgctgaaaatgaagaactCGAATGCAAcgtctttaaaaaatcagaCTCGTGAATCATTGAATAATTACCGTGAAAGCTCCATGCGTGGTTTGCATGCCGAACAATCCTTAACGGATATTTGGACTAAGAAAAAGGTTGTATTGCCGGATGTTACGGATAAGGCAACAGTTTATTCTCTTGGAAAAATGAGTTTTAATGCATATCAAAAGATTCCATTCGATGGCGATTGGCTTGACATTGGTCCGGATTGGAATATAACACCTCCAGAAGGCTTTGGTTGGGATGAAGATGGTCTCCGAGGCCATGTGTTTTCCAATAACGACAACTCTACTATAATTATCTCTATGAAGGGCACTTCTATATACGGCATTGGTCGAGGAACGTCTCAAAAGGATCGTATAAACGATAACTTGCTATTTTCTTGCTGTTGTGCGCGAGTAAGTTGGGCATGGACGACTGTATGCGACTGTTACAAAAGTACCTACACTTGTCGTCAAACTTGCTTAGAGGATGAAATACAATCTGCTACTAGGTACTATTCCGCTTCTCTTGATATATATTACAATTTGAAAGAACTATATCCTGAAGCCCAGATTTGGTTGACTGGTCATTCTTTAGGAGGCGCCACTGCTTCATTGATGGGTTTATCTTTTGGCATTCCTACCGTCACGTTTGAAGCTCCGGGAGAGCTTTTGGCTGCTCGTcgtcttcatcttcctATGCCTCCTGGACTTCCTGACGAGGAAAGTCATATTTGGCACATTGGCCATACTGCTGATCCGATTTTCTTGGGTGTATGTGTTGGGCCTACTACTTTATGTTGGGCTGGCGGCTATGCTATGGAGTCAAAATGTCATACGGGCCAAGAATGCCTTTACGATGTTGCCAAGGATAAAGGTTGGCATATTTCTTTAACACATCACCGTATGCAAAGTGTTTTAAACGATGTGATTGATACTTACGACGAGGTACCTGTCTGTGCCCACACGCCAAATTGTGTGGACTGCTATCTTTGGGAATTTCCCGATGATGAGAAATAA